GACGGTCCTTCCCGTCACGTCGCTTCGCCATAACTGCGGCGAACGAGCTTCGCAGGCTGGAGCGCCGCGTCGATCAGCGCATTTTCTTCCAGCTCTGCGCCGGTCAATTCGATCAGCATATGCAACCCGAACCAGCGCGACCGCAGACCAAGCTGCTGCTTTGAGAAGTCCGAAGTTCCCCGAAGGTCGGACTGCTCCCAAAACTTGACGAGGTCGCTGTGCCCACCAGCCGGTCGCGCGTCGATGATCGCCTTTGCGCGTGCGGAGTCGAGGCCGGGCACCATCATGGCAAGCAGGGGTGCCTGAGCCGGCAGCAAGGTGTTGATATTGATCTGGGACATATCGGCCATTGGAAGCGCGCAGAGAAAAGGTCGAACGCGGGTGTAGAGCGCGGGCGTAACCCCGGCAACGGCACGCAACTCACTTGGGTCGACCATTAGCGTATTACCCGTTCGATACGGGATGGTAGCGGTTGCATAGCTCTCATCTTCGGCGCCTCCCGGCTGCGGCACGGAATCGCTGTCTATCCAGTCGGCGGTGGCAATCGAGACTCGGCGCGCATCCGCTGCTGGAATTTCCAGCAACGCCATCAAACGCGCAAACTGCGTGACGGCTTCCGGGCGAACGACATAGCTGTTTTCGGACTGTTTTTGGACCATTCCGTTCAGGTTGAAACAGTTGCCGCCATCGGTGAGCCGGGCCGAAGCAGAGCCGCCGTCGATCGGGAAATTAACGTCACGGTTCGCCCAATTGCCTTCCAGAGTGGTCTTTGCCGTGTCGCGTTGAAGCAGATCACCAATCCGATAGAGCGACACCGTTTCGGCCGACATCGCATAGGCACGCGCCTGATCGATCGCGCTGCTATTACCTGCCAGATGAGTGGCAAGTTTAAGTTTTTCGAGACTGGCAGCAGCCAACACTGCGACGATCGCGACCAGAAGCAGCACCGAAAGCAGAGCCGCGCCTTGTTCCTCTGGTGGAGCGGCGTGCTTCATGGATAAGCTGTGCCGACAAGGAACGCCGTCAGCAGCGCAGCATGGGCCTTGCGCTTTATCGTCAATTCGACCGCACGCGGCATCTGGTCCAGACGGCTGGTGTCCCAGGCCGGACGCCAGCCCGCTTTCTCGCGGTAGCGAAGACCGACACTTTCGACGTTGTCCGCGAGCAAGATAGTAGTTGCAGGCATCGTGCCGTCCGTCATCGGATAGGCACGTCGCTCGATGCGTCCCTTGTCCAACACGATATCGACGCGCTGAATACCGGCGCGGGCGCTACTGTCAGGATTGCTCCAGCCTGCGCGAACATATCCCATCAACAGCCCGTCTCTGCTGCCATCGGTCCCCGCGAACGCGCGAACCGGATCACCATTCAGGGCACGCGAAATACGGGGCAGCGCCTGTGCCAGATCGCTGGTAAGTAACGCCGACAGCCGTCGGTCCTGCGCCATGTCGTCCAGTCTTGCTGACGCCGAAGCCTGAGCGCGGACACTGAACGTCAGAAGCGAAACACCCGCCACAGCGATCAGCCCAAAGATGAACAGCGACACCATAAGCTCTACGAGCGTGAAACCATTTTCGGCGGATTGGGGGGCTGCGGGAAGCGTCATTGCACCGCTCTCGCCAGCGAAAGCTTCCCACTTGCCCGCCCCCTGTCATCGACCACGGTGAAATCGACGCGGGCAATTCGAACGTCATCGGTGCGGGTAACGACGCGGGTCCAGCTCCATTCGCGGCCACCATTGATGACCGAACCCGTGGCGCGACCAAAGCTTGGTGCCGATGGGTCGCTCAGCACTTCGACGGCCAGATTTCGAACGACTGTCTGTGCAATCGAGCGATCGGCCAATAAAGCCGTCGAGTTCATGGTCACCCCCTCAAGCCGGAGTAACGCGAGCGCCGCAAGGCTGAATATGGCGAGTGCGACAAGCATTTCGATAAGCGTGAAGCCGCGTTCACGATCCGACACGAATGACTCCATCCCCGCTGATAGAGACAGTGGCCCGGTCAGAATTTCGAACAATGGTGAATGTTACCGGGTTAACGACCGCGCCCGTAGTGTCGAACACCGCGCGCTTTGTACCGTTGGCGTCGACAATCGCGGTCGTTCCCGGTTTCCATCGCCGCGCATCGAATGGCCTGACGTCGACAGCTTGCCAGCCCCCGCGTCGACGCCGGGATGTGCCATAGCCGTCGGTCGTCACCCACACGCTCATATCGCGCGATTCCACGATGGCATCGTCGCGCACCGCGATGGCACGTGCCGCAAATGTCTCCGCCTCGACACGAGCACGTCCGCCCGGATCGGGCATCGCAAGCACGACGGCACCCGACGCGATACCGATGATCGCGACGACGACCATCAACTCGATCAATGTAAAACCCTGTTCGGGGATGCGAACTTTACTGCCAGTTGCCGATATCGGCATTTTCGCCCGTCCCCCGGCCACACCATCGGCACCAAGCGTCGAAATATCGAACGCCCCATGCTGCCCCGGAAATGTATAGATATACGGTCGCTTCCAAGGGTCGTTTGGAAGCTTTTTGATATAACCACCCGTCGTGCTGCTATTCGGCGACGCAACGAGTGCTTGAAGCCCCTGCGCACCGGACGGATATGCATTATTGTCGATCCGGTAATGTTCGACCGCTTGGTCCAGCGTCGCAATGTCGGTCTTTGCAACCTGCGCATTCGCCTTGCCGAGACTCGGTAACACATTAATCGCCACGATCGTCGTAAGCAGGCCGATAATCACGATCACGACCATCAGTTCGACAAGCGTAAAGCCGTTTTCGGAATGATGATGTGGAGGTTGGAAGTTTCGTTGACGGTTCATGTGCCGGCCAGTGTTTCGAGTTGAAGAATGGGAAGCAGGATCGATAGCACGATCAACGCAACCACAGCGCCCATGATGACGATGATCGCCGGTTCTAACAGCGACAATGCGGTTGCGGTGAAACCGTCGAACTCACGTTCCAGATAATCGGCTGCGCGCTCAAGCATGGTGTCGAGTTGGCCCGAAGCCTCTCCAGACGCCGTCAGATATACCAATAGTGGCGGAAACAACGCCGTGCGCTTGAAGGCGGCGGAAAGGCTGCCGCCCCCCGAACGCCCTCGATTATTTCTTCCGAAGCCTTGCGCAAACGGCGGTTGCGGATCGTTTTTCCGGTGAGGACCAGCCCTTCCAGC
This genomic stretch from Sphingomonas paeninsulae harbors:
- the gspK gene encoding type II secretion system minor pseudopilin GspK, yielding MKHAAPPEEQGAALLSVLLLVAIVAVLAAASLEKLKLATHLAGNSSAIDQARAYAMSAETVSLYRIGDLLQRDTAKTTLEGNWANRDVNFPIDGGSASARLTDGGNCFNLNGMVQKQSENSYVVRPEAVTQFARLMALLEIPAADARRVSIATADWIDSDSVPQPGGAEDESYATATIPYRTGNTLMVDPSELRAVAGVTPALYTRVRPFLCALPMADMSQININTLLPAQAPLLAMMVPGLDSARAKAIIDARPAGGHSDLVKFWEQSDLRGTSDFSKQQLGLRSRWFGLHMLIELTGAELEENALIDAALQPAKLVRRSYGEAT
- the gspJ gene encoding type II secretion system minor pseudopilin GspJ — translated: MTLPAAPQSAENGFTLVELMVSLFIFGLIAVAGVSLLTFSVRAQASASARLDDMAQDRRLSALLTSDLAQALPRISRALNGDPVRAFAGTDGSRDGLLMGYVRAGWSNPDSSARAGIQRVDIVLDKGRIERRAYPMTDGTMPATTILLADNVESVGLRYREKAGWRPAWDTSRLDQMPRAVELTIKRKAHAALLTAFLVGTAYP
- the gspI gene encoding type II secretion system minor pseudopilin GspI, which gives rise to MSDRERGFTLIEMLVALAIFSLAALALLRLEGVTMNSTALLADRSIAQTVVRNLAVEVLSDPSAPSFGRATGSVINGGREWSWTRVVTRTDDVRIARVDFTVVDDRGRASGKLSLARAVQ
- the gspG gene encoding type II secretion system major pseudopilin GspG, giving the protein MNRQRNFQPPHHHSENGFTLVELMVVIVIIGLLTTIVAINVLPSLGKANAQVAKTDIATLDQAVEHYRIDNNAYPSGAQGLQALVASPNSSTTGGYIKKLPNDPWKRPYIYTFPGQHGAFDISTLGADGVAGGRAKMPISATGSKVRIPEQGFTLIELMVVVAIIGIASGAVVLAMPDPGGRARVEAETFAARAIAVRDDAIVESRDMSVWVTTDGYGTSRRRRGGWQAVDVRPFDARRWKPGTTAIVDANGTKRAVFDTTGAVVNPVTFTIVRNSDRATVSISGDGVIRVGS